One region of Salvia miltiorrhiza cultivar Shanhuang (shh) chromosome 3, IMPLAD_Smil_shh, whole genome shotgun sequence genomic DNA includes:
- the LOC131019058 gene encoding protein S40-6-like, with the protein MEELLEDRRSTAMSTSNPSSSHTLRFLGFTKQPESAPTLIHDPLELHESDVVWSFAVSTAPPPRHHHQHLFNPANSGLSAALSDDHRHLIRRKSTVSHAMLAPAARQEEVPPPRFHQSAPMNVPRWPKELHRRCGNGNLDGLDEEEDDGAAEEEEEEEIVPPHVIVARSHVTFSVFEGAGRTLKGRDLRRVRNAVFQKTGFID; encoded by the coding sequence ATGGAGGAGTTGTTGGAAGACAGACGGTCAACCGCCATGTCCACCAGCAACCCCTCTTCTTCCCACACTCTCCGCTTCCTCGGCTTCACCAAACAACCCGAATCCGCTCCCACACTGATCCACGACCCGCTCGAGCTCCACGAGAGCGACGTCGTCTGGTCCTTCGCCGTCTCCACCGCCCCGCCGCCgcgccaccaccaccagcaCCTATTCAATCCCGCGAACTCCGGCCTCTCCGCCGCCCTCTCCGACGACCACCGCCACCTCATCCGCCGCAAATCCACCGTCAGCCACGCGATGCTCGCTCCGGCGGCCAGGCAGGAAGAGGTTCCTCCGCCGAGGTTCCACCAATCGGCGCCGATGAACGTCCCGCGGTGGCCGAAGGAGCTCCACCGGAGATGCGGAAACGGCAATTTGGACGGCCTCGACGAGGAGGAGGACGACGGCGCCGctgaagaggaggaggaggaggagataGTGCCGCCGCACGTGATCGTCGCGAGGTCGCACGTGACGTTCTCGGTGTTCGAAGGCGCCGGGAGGACGCTGAAGGGCCGCGATCTGCGCCGCGTCCGCAACGCCGTGTTTCAGAAAACAGGTTTTATCGATTGA
- the LOC131014698 gene encoding 2-hydroxyacyl-CoA lyase, producing the protein MADAHSNKPPPTIDGNALVSMCLSRAGIDRMFGVVGIPVTSLANRAVALGVRFIAFHNEQSAGYAASAYGYLTGRPGILLTVSGPGCVHGLAGLSNAAANAWPMVLISGSSDQSLAGRGDFQELDQIAAVKPFAKFSAKATDITEIPKSVFSVVDWAVAGRPGGTYLDLPTDVLHQTVDESEAERLITEALKSRNKALIEKPRIDSSKIKKAVELLRTAQRPLIVFGKGAAYAKSENELTKLVESTGIPFLPTPMGKGLLSDKHELAATAARSLAIGKCDVALVVGARLNWLLHFGEPPKWSKDVKFIIVDVCEEEIELRKPFLGILGDAKEAVGMIHKEIKDDPFCLGKTHPWVEAVRNKANENVAKMEVQLSKVVVPFNFLTPMKIIRDAILGVGSPAPVVVSEGANTMDVGRSVLVQTEPRTRLDAGTWGTMGVGLGYCIAAAVASPDRLVVAVEGDSGFGFSAMEVETLVRYQLPVVVIVFNNGGVYGGDRRNPDEITGPYKDDPAPTSFVPGAAYHILLEAFRGKGYLAGTPDELKAALAESFEARKPAVINVTIDPYAGAESGRMQHKN; encoded by the exons ATGGCGGACGCCCACAGCAACAAGCCGCCACCAACGATCGACGGAAACGCCCTCGTCTCCATGTGCCTGTCACGCGCCGGCATCGACAGGATGTTCGGAGTCGTCGGAATCCCCGTCACCTCACTCGCCAACCGCGCCGTAGCCCTCGGCGTCCGCTTCATCGCCTTCCACAACGAGCAATCCGCGGGCTACGCCGCCTCCGCCTACGGCTACCTCACCGGCCGCCCCGGCATCCTCCTCACCGTCTCCGGCCCCGGCTGCGTCCACGGCCTCGCCGGACTCTCCAACGCTGCCGCCAACGCCTGGCCGATGGTTCTCATCTCCGGCTCCTCCGATCAGAGCCTCGCCGGCCGCGGCGATTTCCAGGAGCTCGATCAGATCGCCGCCGTTAAACCCTTTGCCAAATTCTCCGCCAAGGCCACCGACATAACCGAAATCCCCAAATCCGTCTTCAGCGTCGTCGATTGGGCCGTTGCGGGCCGCCCCGGCGGGACGTATCTGGACCTCCCTACCGATGTGCTTCACCAGACTGTTGACGAGTCGGAGGCGGAGAGATTGATTACCGAAGCCCTAAAATCTCGAAATAAAGCTCTAATTGAGAAGCCGAGAATCGACAGTTCCAAAATTAAAAAGGCGGTGGAGCTGCTGAGGACGGCGCAGAGGCCATTGATCGTGTTTGGAAAGGGAGCAGCTTACGCTAAATCGGAAAACGAGCTAACTAAGCTGGTAGAGAGCACTGGAATTCCTTTTCTACCGACTCCGATGGGGAAGGGACTGCTGTCGGATAAGCACGAGCTGGCGGCCACGGCCGCCAGATCACTAGCAATCGGGAAATGCGACGTCGCATTGGTGGTCGGCGCGCGGCTGAACTGGCTGCTTCACTTCGGGGAGCCGCCGAAGTGGTCGAAAGACGTGAAATTCATTATTGTAGATGTGTGTGAGGAGGAAATTGAGCTGAGGAAGCCATTTTTAGGGATATTGGGAGATGCCAAAGAAGCGGTGGGAATGATTCATAAAGAAATCAAGGACGATCCCTTCTGTTTGGGGAAGACTCATCCATGGGTTGAGGCTGTGAGGAACAAGGCCAATGAAAATGTGGCGAAGATGGAGGTGCAGTTATCGAAGGTTGTGGTGCCGTTCAATTTCTTGACACCGATGAAGATTATCAGAGACGCGATTTTGGGGGTGGGGAGTCCTGCGCCTGTGGTGGTTTCCGAAGGGGCTAATACTATGGATGTAGGGCGGTCTGTGCTCGTGCAGACAGAGCCGAGGACTAGGTTGGATGCTGGGACGTGGGGGACGATGGGTGTTGGTCTTGGGTATTGCATTGCTGCTGCAGTGGCTTCGCCTGATCGCTTAGTGGTGGCCGTTGAAGGGGACTCTGGATTTGGATTCAGTGCTATGGAAGTTGAG ACACTCGTTCGATATCAATTGCCCGTGGTGGTCATTGTCTTCAACAACGGTGGAGTTTATGGCGGTGACCGGAGAAACCCAGATGAGATAACAGGACCTTACAAGGATGATCCTGCTCCGACATCTTTTGTCCCTGGTGCAGCATATCACATTCTCCTCGAAGCATTCAGGGGAAAGGGTTATCTCGCTGGAACTCCTGATGAGCTGAAAGCTGCACTTGCTGAATCCTTCGAGGCAAGGAAGCCGGCGGTTATAAACGTCACGATTGACCCGTATGCCGGTGCGGAGAGTGGGAGAATGCAGCACAAGAACTGA
- the LOC131014741 gene encoding metal-nicotianamine transporter YSL3-like, whose product MESHERGENTEIESQNLGENSELPDDMKRIPPWEKQITIRGMIAGLFIGMIYSVVLMKLNLSTGLVPNLNVSAALLAFVFIRTWTKLLEKSNVMTTPFTRQENTVIQTCAVACYGLSYGGGFASFLLALNKKTYEQAGVDTEGNSPTSHKEPGFDWMTGFLFVVSFVGLLALVPLRKIMIIDYKLPYPSGTATAVLINGFHTSKGDKMAKKQVRGFMKFFSFSFLWSFFQWFYSGGDQCGFSNFPTFGLKAWKQTFFFDFSMTYVGAGMICSHLVNVSLLLGAVLSWGIMWPLIEQRKGEWFPKDIKESSMKSLNGYKVFISISLILGDGLYNFLKTLLFTFRSMRTTFNKKNQISESDDKDQSVADIRRNEVFKRESIPLWVSCAGYLLFSIISIIIIPMMFPQLKWYYVVVVYIFAPSLSFCNAYGAGLTDMNMSYNYGKVALFILAALGGKENGVVAGLIGCGLVKSMVSISSDLMHDMKTGHLTLTSPRSMLLSQAIGTAIGCVVAPLTFFLFYKAFDLGNPDGSYKAPYALIYRNMAILGVEGFSSLPLHCLQLCYGFFGFAILANLLRDMAPERVGRLVPLPMAMAVPFLVGASFAIDMCIGSLGVYVWSRINRKEAGLMVPAVASGLICGDGLWILPSCILALAKINPPICMNFLPGKTS is encoded by the exons ATGGAGAGTCATGAAAGAGGGGAAAACACAGAAATTGAGAGTCAGAATTTGGGGGAAAATAGTGAGCTACCAGATGATATGAAGAGGATTCCTCCATGGGAAAAACAGATAACTATTCGAGGAATGATTGCTGGTTTATTTATTGGAATGATTTACAGTGTTGTGTTGATGAAGCTCAATCTCTCAACTGGGCTAGTGCCAAACCTCAATGTATCAGCTGCCCTGCTTGCATTTGTGTTCATTCGAACATGGACTAAACTGCTCGAAAAGTCCAATGTTATGACTACCCCGTTTACTAGACAGGAGAACACGGTGATCCAGACGTGTGCAGTCGCTTGCTATGGTCTCTCTTATGGAG GTGGGTTTGCATCCTTTCTTTTAGCATTGAATAAGAAGACATATGAGCAGGCGGGGGTCGATACAGAGGGGAATTCGCCTACGAGCCATAAAGAACCGGGGTTTGATTGGATGACTGGATTTCTGTTTGTTGTTAGCTTTGTTGGGTTGTTGGCATTGGTTCCTCTTAGAAAG ATCATGATCATTGACTACAAATTACCTTACCCGAGTGGAACTGCAACTGCTGTTCTCATCAATGGATTCCACACTTCCAAAGGAGATAAGATGGCCAA GAAACAGGTTCGTGGATTCATGAAGTTCTTCTCGTTCAGCTTCCTATGGAGTTTCTTCCAATGGTTCTATTCCGGTGGAGATCAATGCGGATTTTCTAATTTCCCCACATTCGGATTGAAAGCTTGGAAGCAAAC ATTTTTCTTCGACTTTAGCATGACCTATGTGGGAGCAGGAATGATCTGCTCACACCTAGTGAACGTGTCTCTGCTTCTCGGAGCCGTGCTCTCGTGGGGAATCATGTGGCCGCTGATAGAGCAACGGAAGGGGGAATGGTTCCCCAAAGATATCAAAGAAAGCAGCATGAAGAGTCTCAATGGTTACAAA GTTTTCATTTCAATCTCTCTCATTCTTGGTGATGGCCTATACAACTTTCTCAAGACATTGCTCTTTACATTCCGAAGCATGCGAACCACGTTCAACAAGAAGAATCAGATATCAG AATCGGACGACAAGGATCAATCCGTGGCCGATATTCGAAGGAACGAGGTGTTCAAGAGGGAGAGCATTCCTCTGTGGGTATCTTGTGCTGGCTACTTGTTATTCTCCATCATCTCAATCATAATCATCCCAATGATGTTCCCTCAGCTCAAGTGGTACTACGTCGTCGTCGTGTACATCTTCGCGCCGTCATTGAGCTTCTGCAACGCCTACGGGGCCGGCCTAACGGACATGAACATGTCGTACAACTATGGCAAAGTCGCCCTCTTCATCCTGGCGGCTCTGGGCGGGAAAGAGAACGGCGTCGTGGCCGGGCTGATCGGGTGCGGTCTCGTGAAGTCGATGGTCTCCATATCGTCGGACCTAATGCACGACATGAAGACCGGGCACCTAACCCTAACCTCCCCACGTTCGATGCTCCTCAGCCAGGCGATCGGGACGGCCATCGGGTGCGTGGTGGCGCCTCTCACGTTCTTTCTCTTCTACAAGGCGTTCGACCTCGGGAACCCTGATGGCAGCTACAAGGCACCCTATGCACTCATATATAGGAACATGGCCATTCTTGGTGTGGAGGGCTTCTCCTCTCTGCCTCTCCATTGCTTGCAGCTCTGCTACGGGTTCTTCGGGTTCGCCATCTTGGCGAACCTGTTGAGGGACATGGCACCGGAGAGGGTGGGGAGGCTCGTCCCTCTCCCGATGGCCATGGCGGTGCCGTTCCTGGTCGGGGCGTCGTTCGCCATCGACATGTGCATTGGGAGCTTGGGTGTGTATGTTTGGAGTAGAATAAATAGGAAGGAAGCTGGTTTGATGGTTCCTGCAGTTGCATCTGGGTTGATATGTGGTGATGGGCTGTGGATTTTGCCTTCTTGCATTCTAGCATTGGCAAAGATCAATCCTCCAATTTGCATGAATTTCTTACCTGGGAAAACATCATGA